From one Nocardioides scoriae genomic stretch:
- a CDS encoding S8 family serine peptidase codes for MGSIAWKRASVSTLACAALLTSVAWAGSPAADAAPLESGDVTATTTGSDDATNGVAETEWGDDTSKQGKRASKRTGSWDASLDLGSAFSTTRSIGAQAAWALGVTGKDVTVAMVDTGTAPVAGLDDGARFLDGPDLSFESQEAGTRYRDGFGHGTHLAGLIAGADRGFDPKRPDPSLFAGVAPDAKLLNVKVGTGDGGADVSQVIAAIDWVVEHRDDAGMRIRVLNLAYGTASTQSWQVDPLARAVENAWRNGILVVSSAGNDGSDGSSLLMPAVDPHVLAVGAVDHRGTIATDDDTVADFSSVGNDERRADVLAPGKSVVSLRAPGSNADLQHPEGLVAGDDEGRYFRGSGTSQAAAIVAGEAALLFDAKPRLTPDEVKAVLMRTARPLGQADPAQGAGVTDVAAALALVRSKATPDVAPSALPASTGLGSLEASRGGEHVVDPGTGIALTGEIDALGSAWNGAAWVAAQHQGATWSKGLWNGRAWTGEKWKDKQVLGVRWTGDSWSGKPWADEGWSDDVWQARSWRGNSWKARSWREESWKARSWRSLS; via the coding sequence ATGGGGAGCATCGCCTGGAAGCGAGCCAGCGTGTCCACGCTGGCTTGTGCCGCGCTGCTGACGAGCGTCGCGTGGGCAGGGAGTCCGGCAGCGGATGCCGCACCTCTCGAGAGCGGCGACGTCACGGCGACGACGACCGGGTCGGACGACGCCACGAACGGGGTGGCGGAGACCGAGTGGGGTGATGACACCAGCAAGCAGGGCAAGCGCGCGAGCAAGCGCACCGGTTCCTGGGACGCCTCCCTGGACCTGGGCTCGGCCTTCTCCACCACCAGGTCCATCGGGGCCCAGGCTGCGTGGGCGCTGGGCGTCACCGGCAAGGACGTCACGGTGGCGATGGTGGACACGGGCACGGCACCGGTGGCGGGTCTCGACGACGGCGCACGGTTCCTCGACGGTCCAGATCTGTCGTTCGAGAGCCAGGAAGCCGGGACCCGGTACCGCGACGGGTTCGGCCACGGTACCCACCTCGCTGGCCTCATCGCCGGCGCGGACCGCGGGTTCGATCCCAAGCGGCCCGATCCCTCCCTCTTCGCCGGGGTGGCGCCCGACGCCAAGCTCCTCAACGTCAAGGTGGGCACCGGTGACGGTGGTGCCGACGTGTCCCAGGTGATCGCCGCCATCGACTGGGTCGTCGAGCACCGTGACGACGCGGGCATGCGGATCCGGGTCCTGAACCTGGCCTACGGGACCGCCTCGACGCAGTCCTGGCAGGTCGACCCGTTGGCGCGGGCCGTCGAGAACGCTTGGCGCAACGGCATCTTGGTGGTCAGCTCGGCCGGCAACGACGGGTCTGACGGGTCCTCGTTGCTCATGCCGGCCGTCGACCCGCACGTGCTCGCGGTCGGTGCCGTCGACCACCGGGGGACGATCGCCACCGACGACGACACCGTCGCCGACTTCAGCAGCGTCGGGAACGACGAGCGTCGAGCGGACGTGCTCGCCCCGGGCAAGTCCGTGGTCTCCTTGCGAGCCCCCGGGTCGAACGCTGACCTGCAGCACCCTGAGGGCCTGGTGGCAGGCGACGACGAAGGTCGATACTTCCGCGGCAGCGGCACGTCGCAGGCCGCAGCCATCGTCGCGGGTGAGGCCGCCCTGCTCTTCGACGCCAAGCCCAGGCTGACCCCGGACGAGGTCAAGGCCGTCTTGATGAGGACTGCACGTCCGCTCGGTCAGGCGGATCCCGCGCAGGGGGCCGGCGTCACCGACGTGGCTGCGGCTCTTGCGCTGGTCAGGTCCAAGGCCACCCCGGACGTGGCTCCCAGCGCCCTGCCTGCTTCGACCGGGCTCGGCTCGCTCGAAGCCTCCCGCGGCGGCGAGCACGTCGTCGACCCCGGGACCGGGATCGCACTGACAGGAGAGATCGACGCACTCGGGTCAGCGTGGAACGGTGCCGCCTGGGTCGCTGCCCAGCATCAGGGCGCCACGTGGTCCAAGGGCCTGTGGAACGGGCGCGCCTGGACCGGCGAGAAGTGGAAGGACAAGCAGGTCCTCGGGGTGAGGTGGACCGGCGACTCGTGGAGCGGCAAGCCGTGGGCCGACGAGGGCTGGTCCGACGACGTCTGGCAGGCGCGGAGCTGGCGGGGCAACAGCTGGAAGGCCCGCAGCTGGCGCGAGGAGTCGTGGAAGGCACGCAGCTGGCGCAGCCTCTCGTGA
- a CDS encoding DUF2510 domain-containing protein — protein sequence MARGWYLDPSHPLRHRFWTGTRWSPGAQETSASAHGGSAASTGLIDEGSDGEECP from the coding sequence GTGGCGCGTGGGTGGTATCTCGACCCATCGCATCCACTGCGCCATCGCTTCTGGACCGGCACGAGGTGGTCACCTGGTGCGCAGGAGACCTCGGCCAGCGCACATGGCGGTTCTGCAGCCAGCACGGGCCTGATCGACGAGGGCAGCGACGGTGAGGAGTGTCCATAG
- a CDS encoding GtrA family protein, which produces MSARDQLRRAGRRLDLTRLMGSGVQLVARFGLIGLLAFVVDVGLFNLARHALDLGPLTSKTISVAVATTVAFLGNRSWTFSERQSQHGARTAYVLFFVFNGIGLAISLGCLYVSTYLLALTSPLAENISSNVVGLALGTLFRFWAYERWVFPGAPNGQFDEERDLVDALR; this is translated from the coding sequence GTGAGCGCCCGCGACCAGCTCCGACGTGCCGGCCGACGGCTCGACCTGACCCGGCTGATGGGGTCCGGGGTGCAGCTCGTCGCCCGCTTCGGTCTCATCGGCCTGCTCGCCTTCGTGGTCGACGTCGGGCTGTTCAACCTCGCCCGCCACGCCCTGGACCTCGGGCCCCTGACGTCCAAGACCATCTCGGTGGCGGTCGCGACCACCGTCGCCTTCCTCGGCAACCGGTCGTGGACCTTCTCCGAGCGCCAGAGCCAGCACGGCGCCCGGACGGCGTACGTCCTGTTCTTCGTCTTCAACGGGATCGGGCTGGCGATCAGCCTCGGCTGCCTCTACGTCTCCACCTACCTGCTTGCGCTCACCTCACCTCTGGCCGAGAACATCTCCTCCAACGTCGTGGGACTGGCCCTCGGGACCCTGTTCCGCTTCTGGGCCTACGAGCGATGGGTCTTCCCCGGAGCCCCCAACGGGCAATTTGACGAGGAGCGCGACCTGGTCGACGCCCTCCGATAG
- a CDS encoding class F sortase, with product MTRLRPGLVALLGLVVVAAVALVLLVTHRPATTAPVPDSPVAARAEPPASTSASEDLLVTPERSGDAAPVRVRIPSLDVSSTLEELRTDRRGQLEAPRAWQQAGWFADGTAPGAPGPAVIAGHVDSPDGPAVFARLSDLRPGDTIEVDQADGATVRFQVDRTQVVPKDGFPTRDVYGPTPDAQLRLITCDGPYVESAGGYQDNFVVYASEVTA from the coding sequence ATGACCCGCTTGCGCCCAGGCCTGGTGGCCCTGCTCGGCCTGGTGGTCGTCGCTGCCGTCGCGCTCGTCCTGCTCGTCACGCACCGCCCGGCCACCACCGCTCCGGTGCCGGACTCCCCCGTGGCGGCGCGAGCGGAACCGCCGGCCTCGACCTCCGCGTCCGAGGACCTCCTCGTCACCCCCGAGCGGTCCGGTGACGCCGCACCCGTCCGCGTCCGGATCCCGTCGCTGGACGTCAGCTCCACCCTCGAGGAACTGCGCACCGACCGCCGCGGCCAGCTCGAGGCGCCCCGCGCGTGGCAGCAGGCCGGCTGGTTCGCCGACGGCACCGCGCCCGGAGCGCCCGGCCCGGCCGTCATCGCCGGTCACGTCGACTCACCCGACGGGCCGGCCGTGTTCGCCCGGCTGAGCGACCTGCGACCCGGTGACACCATCGAGGTCGACCAGGCCGACGGAGCCACCGTCCGCTTCCAGGTCGACCGCACCCAGGTGGTCCCGAAGGACGGGTTCCCCACCCGGGACGTCTACGGCCCCACCCCGGACGCCCAGCTGCGGCTGATCACCTGCGACGGTCCCTACGTCGAGTCGGCGGGCGGCTACCAGGACAACTTCGTCGTCTACGCCAGCGAGGTGACCGCGTGA
- a CDS encoding glycosyl hydrolase family 8, producing the protein MRGRDDRGRGPSRHLVPWVAVSLLSVLVAGVLAVVVTRGDVPESAEQPRTPLAARATTIDARAFLDTYVDAGRVVRTDQGGDTVSEGQAYGMLIALGADDREAFEELWRWTRENLGRDDGLISWRWQDGSVVDPSSAADADLDIARALVQAGDAFGRPSYVEAGVELGRAILDHETVSTPAGLVLVAGQWATDAPYSFNPSYVSPAATDVLARASGDPRWTQVERGSRAAVDSLTRDGQLPPDWAQLDEDGTVRAVNGPGGQPVQYSYDAARTVLRHAESCDPVDRRLATDLAEVVARSGRPAVATYDLAGSPQTDVSSPLVTVAQASGLAAAGQDARAVEEIRRAGDQQQQSPTYYGDAWTVLGPMLLTDPALGGCPLLEDSR; encoded by the coding sequence GTGAGGGGCCGCGACGACCGAGGCCGCGGCCCGTCCCGGCACCTCGTGCCGTGGGTGGCCGTCAGCCTCCTCAGCGTCCTGGTCGCGGGGGTCCTCGCCGTGGTCGTCACCCGGGGCGACGTCCCGGAGTCCGCGGAGCAGCCCCGCACCCCGTTGGCGGCGCGCGCCACCACGATCGACGCCCGGGCGTTCCTGGACACCTACGTCGACGCCGGTCGGGTCGTCCGCACCGACCAGGGTGGGGACACCGTGAGCGAGGGGCAGGCCTACGGCATGCTCATCGCCCTCGGCGCCGACGACCGGGAGGCCTTCGAGGAGCTGTGGCGCTGGACCCGGGAGAACCTCGGACGCGACGACGGCTTGATCAGCTGGCGGTGGCAGGACGGCTCCGTGGTCGATCCCTCCTCCGCCGCCGACGCCGACCTCGACATCGCCCGCGCCCTGGTGCAGGCCGGTGACGCGTTCGGTCGCCCGTCCTACGTCGAGGCCGGCGTGGAGCTCGGGCGGGCGATCCTGGACCACGAGACCGTGTCCACGCCCGCGGGCCTGGTGCTCGTGGCCGGCCAGTGGGCCACCGACGCGCCGTACTCCTTCAACCCCAGCTACGTCTCCCCGGCGGCGACCGACGTGCTGGCCCGGGCCTCCGGCGATCCTCGTTGGACCCAGGTGGAGCGAGGCTCACGCGCCGCCGTCGATTCCCTGACCCGCGACGGGCAGCTGCCCCCGGACTGGGCCCAGCTCGACGAGGACGGCACCGTCCGTGCCGTCAACGGACCCGGCGGCCAGCCGGTGCAGTACAGCTACGACGCCGCGCGCACGGTGCTGCGCCACGCCGAGTCGTGCGACCCCGTCGACCGCCGGCTCGCCACCGACCTGGCCGAGGTCGTGGCCCGCAGCGGCCGACCCGCCGTCGCCACCTACGACCTCGCCGGCTCGCCCCAGACCGATGTCTCGAGCCCCCTGGTCACCGTCGCGCAGGCCTCCGGCCTGGCCGCGGCAGGTCAGGACGCACGGGCGGTCGAGGAGATCCGCCGGGCCGGGGACCAGCAGCAGCAGTCCCCCACCTACTACGGGGACGCGTGGACCGTGCTGGGCCCGATGCTGCTCACCGACCCCGCCCTCGGCGGCTGCCCCCTCCTGGAGGACTCCCGATGA
- a CDS encoding DUF4397 domain-containing protein, with the protein MNHLPQTTVPQGRRTGRRATAVVATVLVATLVTLAGGLVAAASAAPVTADPTTGWIRAGHLSPGTPKADVRLTPFKGGRTQTLSNVAFGELTDYERVPTGLYTVSLVRAGSPMSAAPMISQNVRVSEGAASTVIATGEGEQVRATVLSDDLTAPPAGQAKVRLVSAATDPGTVDAKVVAGPTLAQDVTTGSSTGYADVGAQTWSVQVAGSDGEGSVTRRVPVEAGGVYTLVALNDAQGGLELKAVQDSGSSTAADGAMPTGGVDTGAGGLADSQDGGTGTLATLLAAAVAAGGVLLLRRRVTA; encoded by the coding sequence GTGAACCACCTCCCCCAGACCACCGTCCCCCAGGGCCGGCGCACCGGACGACGCGCCACCGCCGTCGTCGCCACCGTGCTCGTGGCCACCCTCGTCACCCTCGCCGGCGGTCTCGTCGCCGCGGCCTCCGCCGCACCCGTCACCGCCGACCCGACCACGGGGTGGATCCGGGCGGGGCACCTCTCACCCGGGACCCCCAAGGCCGACGTACGACTGACACCGTTCAAGGGCGGTCGGACCCAGACGCTGAGCAACGTCGCGTTCGGCGAGCTCACCGACTACGAGCGCGTGCCCACCGGCCTGTACACCGTCTCCCTGGTCCGCGCCGGATCCCCGATGTCGGCGGCGCCGATGATCTCCCAGAACGTCCGGGTCTCCGAGGGGGCGGCCTCCACCGTGATCGCGACGGGCGAGGGCGAGCAGGTACGCGCCACCGTCCTGTCCGACGACCTCACCGCACCTCCCGCCGGGCAGGCCAAGGTCCGCCTGGTCTCGGCCGCCACCGACCCGGGGACCGTCGACGCCAAGGTCGTCGCGGGCCCCACCCTGGCGCAGGACGTGACCACCGGCTCCTCCACCGGGTACGCCGACGTGGGCGCGCAGACCTGGTCCGTCCAGGTCGCCGGCAGCGACGGCGAGGGCTCCGTGACCCGTCGGGTCCCCGTCGAGGCCGGGGGCGTCTACACGCTCGTCGCGCTCAACGACGCGCAGGGAGGTCTCGAGCTCAAGGCGGTCCAGGACAGCGGCAGCTCGACCGCCGCCGACGGCGCGATGCCCACGGGCGGCGTCGACACCGGAGCCGGCGGCCTGGCCGACAGCCAGGACGGCGGCACCGGCACCCTCGCGACCCTGCTGGCCGCCGCCGTCGCTGCTGGCGGCGTCCTCCTCCTGCGTCGCAGGGTGACTGCGTGA
- a CDS encoding ArnT family glycosyltransferase — MLPLLALTAVVSRFGMAGSPQRIDDEGTYTAQAYAVEKLGTLTHYTYWYDHPPLGWVQIAGWTWLTDGFDRYDVSVLAAREAMVAFHVVAAALLWVLARRLDLGRPAAAVALVLFALSPLSLQFSRTVYLDNVALPWLIAAFVLALSRQRQLLAFAGSALCFGVAVLSKETFLLVLPFLAWQMWRSAGADTRRYTLSVAGSLLTLVLSAYALFALVKGEVFPGRDRVSLFEGIAFQLVSREDSGSVLDRTSQAGRSVAVWLTLDPVLPVAAVVAGLVALTVSRLRVYAVTFLALTAVVFKPGYLPVPYVVVLLPFAALLVAAVVDLGVRRGGRWVTALTVVASVVAAVVAVPLWAVQQRGLFLADLDRPLREAQTWITQNVDRGDRLLVDDASWVDLVEAGFPRQDVVWYYKADTDSDVSALAPGGWTDYDYVLVTQALRRSIDTAPTVQDALDNSTRTAIFGSGENQVEVYRVDDRGRQAIDEAVQRDQQARTAAGQALLENPRLRLSDQAASQLRDGEVDARLVSLLAQVSSETTIEVADFPAVFGEDGQVPRRTLTVTSVDGEPVDSAAGDDLVASIRGQVGSFAPQEAARDDGELIVRYAGADPTDLLPATTP; from the coding sequence GTGCTGCCGCTGCTCGCGCTCACGGCCGTGGTCAGCCGGTTCGGCATGGCCGGCTCACCGCAGCGCATCGACGACGAGGGCACCTACACCGCCCAGGCGTACGCCGTGGAGAAGCTGGGCACCCTCACGCACTACACCTACTGGTACGACCACCCGCCGCTCGGATGGGTCCAGATCGCCGGTTGGACCTGGCTGACCGACGGCTTCGACCGGTACGACGTCTCGGTGCTGGCTGCGCGCGAGGCGATGGTCGCCTTCCACGTGGTCGCAGCGGCACTGCTGTGGGTGCTGGCGCGACGTCTCGACCTCGGCCGCCCCGCGGCCGCCGTGGCGCTGGTGCTGTTCGCACTGTCCCCGCTCTCGCTGCAGTTCTCCCGGACCGTCTACCTCGACAACGTCGCGCTGCCCTGGCTGATCGCGGCCTTCGTCCTGGCGCTGAGCCGACAGCGTCAGCTGCTGGCGTTCGCCGGCTCGGCCCTGTGCTTCGGCGTGGCCGTGCTCAGCAAGGAGACCTTCCTGCTGGTGCTGCCCTTCCTGGCCTGGCAGATGTGGCGCTCCGCGGGTGCCGACACCCGGCGCTACACCCTCTCCGTGGCCGGGTCGCTGCTGACCCTCGTGCTGTCCGCCTACGCCCTGTTCGCCCTGGTCAAGGGCGAGGTCTTCCCCGGGCGCGACCGGGTGTCGCTCTTCGAGGGCATCGCCTTCCAGCTGGTCAGCCGTGAGGACAGCGGCAGCGTCCTCGACCGCACCTCCCAGGCCGGTCGTTCGGTCGCGGTCTGGTTGACCCTCGACCCCGTGCTGCCCGTCGCGGCCGTCGTGGCCGGTCTCGTCGCGCTGACCGTCAGCCGGCTGCGCGTCTACGCCGTCACGTTCCTGGCCCTCACCGCGGTCGTGTTCAAGCCCGGGTACCTGCCCGTGCCGTACGTCGTGGTGCTGCTCCCCTTCGCCGCGCTGCTCGTCGCCGCCGTGGTGGACCTCGGCGTGCGCCGCGGTGGCCGCTGGGTCACCGCCCTGACCGTGGTGGCCTCCGTGGTGGCCGCCGTCGTGGCTGTCCCGCTCTGGGCGGTACAGCAGCGCGGCCTCTTCCTCGCCGACCTCGACCGCCCGCTGCGCGAGGCCCAGACCTGGATCACGCAGAACGTGGACCGAGGTGACCGGCTGCTCGTGGACGACGCTTCCTGGGTCGACCTCGTCGAGGCGGGATTCCCCCGTCAGGACGTCGTCTGGTATTACAAGGCCGACACCGACTCCGACGTCTCGGCACTGGCACCCGGTGGCTGGACCGACTACGACTACGTCCTGGTCACCCAGGCCCTGCGCCGTTCCATCGACACGGCTCCCACCGTCCAGGACGCCCTGGACAACTCGACGCGCACGGCGATCTTCGGCTCCGGCGAGAACCAGGTCGAGGTCTACCGGGTCGACGACCGAGGTCGCCAGGCGATCGACGAGGCGGTCCAGCGCGACCAGCAGGCGCGCACCGCCGCCGGCCAGGCACTGCTGGAGAACCCCCGGCTCCGTCTCTCCGACCAGGCTGCCTCCCAGCTGCGTGACGGCGAGGTCGACGCCCGGCTGGTCTCGCTGCTGGCCCAGGTCAGCAGCGAGACGACCATCGAGGTCGCCGACTTCCCGGCGGTCTTCGGTGAGGACGGCCAGGTCCCACGTCGCACCCTGACCGTCACCTCGGTCGACGGAGAGCCGGTCGACTCCGCGGCGGGCGACGACCTCGTCGCGTCCATCCGGGGCCAGGTCGGCAGCTTCGCCCCCCAGGAGGCAGCGCGCGACGACGGCGAGCTGATCGTCCGGTACGCCGGGGCCGACCCCACCGACCTGCTGCCCGCCACGACCCCCTGA
- a CDS encoding glycosyltransferase, with amino-acid sequence MADARPGPAVLTLVLEETQVLPHPPHLAHPTPTRRRPRHRRALAVLGLPVASLAASLAMTVPAAEASASTTTQSISATATSLVPVAAAPDVAAADDDQLLPPGQQAPAEPSAPDRSSTTDTSGPTDSPTSWLGVLGLSALLAVSLLMTVVALTTLWWMLHAWRSTQSLGATRFSTTTLPPQRSFSLMVPARHEEAVLAHTIDELAKSDHPDFEILVLIGHDDPTTEAVARDAERRHPGLVRVVIDHSVPKNKPRAMNTALPHVTKDVVGVFDAEDEVHPRLLGLVDSRFTETGADLVQGGVQLMNVQSSWWSLRNCLEYYFWFRSRLHFHAEARFIPLGGNTVFVRTDLLRAAGGWDGDCLAEDCELGVRLSTRGARVAVAYDPEVVTREETPGSLTSLFKQRTRWSQGFLQVLKKGAWKELPTRRQRALARYTLAMPFLQAFTGLMIPVSVLLALFAKVPTIVAMATFLPVVPTLVTLVVEAAGLGEFARSYRVKVRFRDYLKLVLGTFPYQVFLAAAAIRAAWREFRGDSSWEKTEHTGAHVNPTPHGSPEGPVGPSAEPTSEAGTGPAQEPVRLPRQRAAQRSAEPEIRSIEDGEHVVLSAETEHEVNR; translated from the coding sequence GTGGCCGACGCTCGACCGGGCCCGGCCGTGCTCACCCTCGTCCTGGAGGAGACCCAGGTGCTTCCACACCCGCCCCACCTTGCCCACCCCACCCCCACCCGTCGACGCCCCAGGCACCGGCGCGCCCTCGCCGTCCTGGGGCTGCCCGTCGCGAGCCTCGCGGCCTCGCTGGCGATGACGGTCCCGGCCGCGGAAGCGTCCGCGTCGACCACCACCCAGAGCATCTCTGCCACCGCGACCTCGCTGGTCCCGGTCGCCGCCGCCCCCGACGTCGCGGCCGCCGACGACGACCAGCTGCTTCCCCCGGGCCAGCAGGCGCCGGCCGAGCCGTCCGCACCGGACCGGAGCAGCACCACCGACACGTCGGGCCCCACGGACAGCCCCACGTCCTGGCTCGGCGTGCTCGGCCTGAGCGCCCTGCTCGCGGTGTCGCTGCTGATGACCGTGGTGGCGCTCACCACCTTGTGGTGGATGCTGCACGCCTGGCGCAGCACCCAGTCGCTGGGCGCCACCCGCTTCTCCACCACGACCCTGCCCCCGCAGCGGTCCTTCTCCCTGATGGTCCCGGCGCGGCACGAGGAGGCTGTGCTGGCCCACACGATCGACGAGCTCGCCAAGTCCGACCACCCCGACTTCGAGATCCTCGTCCTCATCGGCCACGACGACCCCACCACCGAGGCCGTCGCCCGTGACGCCGAACGCCGCCACCCCGGGCTGGTGCGCGTCGTCATCGACCACAGCGTGCCCAAGAACAAGCCGCGCGCCATGAACACCGCCCTCCCCCACGTCACCAAGGACGTGGTGGGCGTCTTCGACGCGGAGGACGAGGTCCACCCGCGCCTGCTCGGCCTGGTCGACTCCCGGTTCACCGAGACGGGCGCTGACCTGGTGCAGGGCGGCGTGCAGCTGATGAACGTGCAGTCCTCCTGGTGGTCGCTGCGCAACTGCCTGGAGTACTACTTCTGGTTCCGCTCGCGGCTGCACTTCCACGCCGAGGCCCGGTTCATCCCGCTCGGCGGCAACACCGTCTTCGTCCGCACCGACCTGCTCCGTGCCGCAGGCGGCTGGGACGGCGACTGCCTCGCCGAGGACTGCGAGCTCGGGGTCCGCCTCTCCACCCGGGGCGCGCGCGTGGCCGTGGCCTACGACCCCGAGGTTGTCACCCGCGAGGAGACGCCCGGCTCCCTGACGTCGCTGTTCAAGCAGCGCACCCGGTGGAGCCAGGGCTTCCTCCAGGTCCTCAAGAAGGGTGCCTGGAAGGAGCTCCCCACGCGACGCCAGCGGGCCCTGGCCCGCTACACCCTCGCGATGCCCTTCCTGCAGGCCTTCACCGGCCTGATGATCCCCGTCTCAGTGCTGCTGGCGCTGTTCGCCAAGGTGCCGACGATCGTGGCCATGGCCACCTTCCTCCCCGTCGTGCCCACCCTGGTGACGCTGGTCGTGGAGGCCGCCGGCCTCGGTGAGTTCGCCCGCAGCTACCGGGTCAAGGTCCGGTTCCGCGACTACCTCAAGCTCGTGCTGGGCACCTTCCCGTACCAGGTGTTCCTGGCCGCCGCCGCGATCCGCGCCGCTTGGCGCGAGTTCCGCGGGGACTCGTCCTGGGAGAAGACGGAGCACACCGGTGCCCACGTCAACCCCACCCCGCACGGGTCCCCGGAGGGACCCGTCGGGCCGTCTGCCGAGCCCACCTCTGAGGCCGGCACCGGACCGGCTCAAGAACCGGTCCGACTCCCCCGTCAGCGGGCCGCCCAGCGGTCGGCCGAACCCGAGATCCGCTCAATCGAGGACGGCGAGCACGTGGTGCTCTCCGCCGAGACCGAGCACGAGGTGAATCGATGA
- a CDS encoding polyprenol monophosphomannose synthase, with translation MPSELPARNLVVIPTYDEIDNLEHVVARTLAVHPSLDVLVVDDNSPDGTGRLADVLAQRSGRVHVLHRAGKQGLGAAYLAGFGWALDRDYDTVAELDADGSHQPEQLTRLFAALPGADLVLGSRWVRGGGVENWPKRREVLSRGGNWYTRRALRLPLRDATGGFRVFRSDALRALDLGDVSSHGYCFQVDLARRAVRSGMAVVEVPIDFREREHGVSKMSGSIVREALWRVTVWGVQDRMRPAAPPGRHRLPERQRR, from the coding sequence GTGCCGAGCGAGCTCCCCGCCCGCAACCTGGTCGTGATCCCCACGTACGACGAGATCGACAACCTCGAGCACGTCGTCGCCCGCACCCTGGCGGTGCACCCCTCGCTCGACGTCCTGGTCGTCGACGACAACAGCCCGGACGGCACCGGACGGCTGGCCGACGTGCTCGCCCAGCGGAGCGGACGGGTCCACGTGCTCCACCGCGCCGGGAAGCAAGGACTGGGGGCGGCATACCTCGCCGGCTTCGGCTGGGCGCTGGACCGTGACTACGACACCGTGGCCGAGCTGGACGCCGACGGGTCCCACCAGCCCGAGCAGCTCACGCGGCTGTTCGCCGCCCTGCCCGGCGCCGACCTCGTGCTGGGGTCTCGATGGGTCCGCGGCGGAGGAGTCGAGAACTGGCCGAAGCGCCGCGAGGTCCTCTCCCGAGGGGGCAACTGGTACACCCGACGTGCGCTGCGACTCCCGCTGCGCGACGCCACCGGGGGCTTCCGAGTCTTCCGCAGCGACGCCCTGCGCGCCCTCGACCTGGGCGACGTCTCATCCCACGGCTACTGCTTCCAGGTAGACCTCGCTCGACGCGCGGTCCGGAGCGGGATGGCCGTAGTCGAGGTCCCCATCGACTTCCGGGAGCGCGAGCACGGTGTCTCGAAGATGAGCGGCTCCATCGTGCGCGAGGCGCTGTGGCGCGTCACCGTCTGGGGGGTCCAGGACCGGATGCGTCCTGCTGCGCCCCCCGGCCGCCACCGCCTCCCCGAGCGTCAGCGCCGCTGA